Proteins encoded within one genomic window of Oncorhynchus nerka isolate Pitt River linkage group LG9b, Oner_Uvic_2.0, whole genome shotgun sequence:
- the LOC115114001 gene encoding SLAM family member 5-like has translation MDTYHAAYWSSDPFRLSSSEEEEEIPDSRVEFSEANFSLVLKNLQEGDSGLYDAGVSGEENKDVAKYQISVQERVVTPVLTVDSNSTINGNCNVTVTCRGQNTSVTSSCNSSTCSQVGGESRGAETSTVPLLSVYVAGGFIICNHSNQVSWAPNMKEIEMICASNSKPERDKENQNYNVGIIIIIFVDVS, from the exons atggacacttaccacgccgcatattggtcctctgatccttttcgcctctcctcttcggaagaagaggaggaaatccctgacaGCAGGGTTGAGTTTAGTGAGGCAAACTTCTCTCTAGTACTGAAGAACCTACAGGAAGGAGACAGTGGTCTTTATGACGCAGGAGTGAGTGGTGAAGAAAACAAAGATGTTGCCAAGTACCAGATATCAGTTCAAG AGAGAGTTGTGACACCAGTCCTGACAGTGGACTCTAACTCCACCATCAATGGCAACTGTAATGTGACTGTGACCTGCAGAGGTCAGAACACCTCTGTCACCTCCAGCTGTAACAGCAGCACCTGCTCTCaggtgggaggagagagtagaggggctgAGACCTCCACTGTCCCCCTGCTCTCTGTCTATGTGGCAGGGGGTTTCATCATCTGTAACCACAGCAACCAAGTCAGCTGGGCCCCTAACATGAAGGAGATCGAAATGATTTGTGCATCCAATTCTA AACCAGAGCGGGACAAAGAGAACCAAAACTACAATGtcggcatcatcatcatcatcttcgtTGATGTGTCCTGA